A window of Cryptomeria japonica chromosome 3, Sugi_1.0, whole genome shotgun sequence contains these coding sequences:
- the LOC131044256 gene encoding dihydrofolate reductase: MAATRQKLRVLCIHGFRTSGSVLQKQISRWDSSITEKLDMCFLDGPLPATGKSEVEGIFPPPYYEWFQYNEDFTKFKNLDKAFPLIVDYMEQNGPFDGLLGFSQGAMLCAVLVCYQPQGLMLQNHPPIRFIISISGIKFRDPEMSSFLYSPPIKCPSVHITGAKDYVKEFSKDLIQAFENPLVITHPQGHIVPKLDTQAIKLLQHFIDIILKQDQKKHNIGSFHGAYGRTNKMSKGDGLLHSKL; the protein is encoded by the exons ATGGCTGCCACCAGACAGAAACTGAGAGTATTGTGTATACATGGATTCAGAACAAGTGGAAGCGTTTTACAGAAGCAAATAAGTAGATGGGATTCTTCAATCACTGAAAAACTTGATATG TGCTTCTTGGATGGACCACTTCCTGCTACAGGGAAGTCTGAAGTTGAGGGAATATTTCCTCCTCCCTATTATGAGTGGTTCCAGTACAACGAA GATTTCACCAAATTTAAGAACCTGGACAAGGCATTTCCTTTAATCGTTGATTACATGGAGCAGAATGGCCCTTTTGATGGCTTGCTTGGATTTTCTCAG GGTGCCATGTTATGCGCAGTTCTTGTTTGTTACCAGCCGCAG GGACTAATGCTACAAAATCATCCTCctataagatttataatatctATTTCTGGAATAAAGTTTAGAGATCCAGAGATGTCTTCTTTTTTATATTCTCCACCCATCAAGTGCCCTTCAGTTCATATCACAGGTGCAAAAGATTATGTCAAGGAATTCAGCAAAGATCTTATCCAGGCCTTTGAGAACCCATTGGTTATTACACACCCGCAAGGTCATATAGTTCCAAAATTAG ATACCCAAGCAATCAAGCTACTACAACATTTCATTGACATTatattgaaacaagatcaaaagaaacacaacattggtTCTTTTCATGGTGCATATGGTAGAACAAATAAAATGTCAAAAGGAGATGGACTATTGCATTCTAAACTTTAG